The following are encoded together in the Streptomyces tsukubensis genome:
- a CDS encoding DUF3097 domain-containing protein codes for MRQYSPDLTPPWKKNQPVPEVAADPGLVVEEVTTGFCGAVLGHEKSAGGLVVTLEDRFGKSRVFPMEPRGFLLEGRPVTLVRPSSAAPARPSRTASGSVAVPGARARVARAGRIYVEGRHDAELVERVWGDDLRIEGVVVEYLEGVDDLPAIVAEFDPGPDARLGVLVDHLVPGSKESRIAESVTSSHALVVGHPYIDVWEAVKPSSVGIAAWPRVPRGQDWKTGVCAALGWPENTGAAWQRILGSVRGYRDLQPELLGRVEELIDFVTAPGDEG; via the coding sequence ATGCGCCAGTATTCTCCCGACCTCACGCCACCGTGGAAGAAGAACCAGCCCGTGCCTGAGGTGGCCGCCGACCCCGGGCTGGTGGTCGAGGAGGTCACCACCGGTTTCTGCGGCGCGGTGCTCGGCCATGAGAAGTCGGCAGGGGGCCTGGTGGTGACGTTGGAGGACCGGTTCGGCAAGAGCCGGGTCTTTCCCATGGAGCCGCGGGGCTTCCTGCTCGAAGGGCGCCCCGTCACCCTGGTCCGGCCTTCGTCCGCCGCGCCCGCCAGGCCCTCCCGTACGGCCTCCGGCTCCGTGGCCGTACCCGGCGCGCGGGCCAGGGTCGCGCGCGCCGGGCGCATCTACGTGGAGGGCAGGCACGACGCCGAACTGGTGGAGCGGGTGTGGGGCGACGACCTGCGCATCGAGGGCGTGGTGGTCGAGTATCTGGAGGGCGTCGACGATCTCCCCGCGATCGTCGCGGAGTTCGACCCGGGCCCCGACGCGCGGCTCGGTGTTCTCGTGGACCACTTGGTGCCGGGCTCGAAGGAGTCACGCATCGCCGAGTCGGTCACGAGCAGCCACGCCCTGGTGGTCGGCCACCCCTACATCGACGTCTGGGAGGCCGTGAAACCGTCCTCCGTGGGGATCGCCGCGTGGCCGAGGGTGCCACGGGGGCAGGACTGGAAGACGGGCGTGTGCGCGGCGCTCGGCTGGCCGGAGAACACGGGCGCGGCCTGGCAGCGGATCCTCGGCTCGGTACGCGGCTACCGGGACCTCCAGCCGGAATTGCTCGGCCGGGTGGAGGAGTTGATCGACTTCGTCACGGCGCCGGGGGACGAGGGCTGA
- a CDS encoding SpoIIE family protein phosphatase: MAEGELIQTGLDEDERPQGSLAEGEFIRAAMEEEGLPQGVPFEGELTEGQVRGATGGSAETLGSALVVEVTDRHPARAVRSDRSGRPSSASAGPEYGRGLYLVSRLSESWGITYRTGSKTVWARIGVEAATGHRSLPHLEAYAIEQTLQRGLSAADILAPVPRGVGKDHERAVADWGGRGALGFLAEASDLLAGQLDENLVAALACQLLVPRLADWCAVWLDEEAGRGRMPGGPVDATRLARVWHSRENHTEALRRRLEKEPPPLPADPRRGPLPAPWPGGEGADDASGAALVHRLTAAGTAYGTLMIGRAGLIRYPDEITGLVEDFGRRVAFAIGTARQYRSQASISQILQRGLLPYGMPQIPGVQQGLVYEPRAGGVAGGDFYDVFPAGDGRWCFVLGDVQGNGPEAAVVTGLVRPWLRLLAREGYPVARLLDRLNQLLMEDAAEAAETAARAAAEADGREAPHERSSSRFLSLLYGELVPVAGGVRCVVACAGHPLPLVLRPDGTVRSVATSQMLLGVVEDTEFTSDSFELLAGDTLLCVTDGVTERRSDRRQFDDGDGLSTALSSCAGLSAPLVADRIRRLVHEFAEEPPDDDLALLVLQAQVQTRSRDAVLAM, translated from the coding sequence CTGGCGGAAGGGGAGTTGATCCAGACCGGCCTGGATGAAGACGAGCGTCCCCAAGGGAGCCTGGCGGAAGGCGAGTTCATCCGGGCCGCCATGGAAGAAGAGGGGTTGCCCCAAGGGGTGCCGTTCGAAGGGGAGTTGACCGAAGGCCAGGTGCGCGGTGCGACCGGAGGTTCGGCGGAGACCCTCGGTTCCGCCCTGGTCGTGGAGGTGACCGACCGCCATCCGGCCCGCGCGGTGCGCAGCGACAGGTCAGGCCGGCCGAGCAGCGCCTCCGCAGGACCCGAGTACGGCAGGGGCCTCTATCTCGTCTCCCGTCTCTCCGAGTCCTGGGGCATCACCTACCGCACAGGCAGCAAGACCGTCTGGGCCAGGATCGGCGTCGAGGCGGCGACCGGTCACCGCTCGCTGCCCCATCTGGAGGCGTACGCCATCGAGCAGACCCTCCAGCGGGGGCTGAGCGCCGCCGACATCCTGGCGCCCGTCCCACGCGGGGTCGGCAAGGACCATGAGAGGGCGGTGGCCGACTGGGGCGGCAGAGGCGCCCTCGGCTTCCTCGCCGAGGCGTCCGACCTGCTCGCGGGGCAGCTCGACGAGAACCTGGTGGCCGCCCTCGCCTGTCAGCTCCTCGTGCCCCGCCTCGCGGACTGGTGCGCCGTCTGGCTCGACGAGGAGGCCGGGCGCGGCAGGATGCCCGGCGGCCCGGTGGACGCCACGAGGCTCGCCAGGGTCTGGCACAGCAGAGAGAACCATACGGAGGCACTGCGCCGACGCCTGGAGAAGGAACCACCGCCGCTGCCCGCCGACCCCAGGCGCGGGCCCCTGCCCGCGCCCTGGCCTGGTGGCGAGGGCGCCGATGACGCCTCGGGCGCCGCCCTCGTGCACCGGCTGACCGCCGCGGGCACGGCCTACGGCACGCTGATGATCGGCCGCGCGGGGCTCATACGGTATCCCGACGAGATCACCGGCCTCGTGGAGGACTTCGGGCGCCGGGTCGCCTTCGCCATCGGCACCGCGCGCCAGTACCGCAGCCAGGCCAGCATCAGCCAGATCCTCCAGCGCGGGCTGCTGCCCTACGGGATGCCGCAGATTCCCGGTGTGCAGCAGGGTCTCGTGTACGAACCGCGCGCGGGTGGCGTCGCGGGCGGCGACTTCTACGACGTGTTCCCCGCGGGCGACGGGCGCTGGTGCTTCGTCCTCGGGGACGTACAGGGCAACGGCCCCGAGGCCGCCGTGGTCACCGGCCTCGTCAGGCCCTGGCTGCGGCTCCTCGCGCGGGAGGGCTATCCGGTGGCCCGCCTCCTCGACCGCCTCAACCAGCTCCTGATGGAGGACGCGGCGGAGGCGGCGGAGACCGCCGCGCGCGCCGCCGCCGAGGCCGACGGCAGGGAGGCACCGCACGAGCGCTCGTCCTCCCGCTTCCTCTCGCTCCTCTACGGCGAACTGGTACCGGTCGCCGGTGGTGTGCGGTGCGTCGTCGCCTGTGCGGGCCACCCCTTGCCGCTGGTACTGCGGCCCGACGGCACCGTGCGCTCCGTGGCCACCTCGCAGATGCTGCTCGGTGTGGTGGAGGACACGGAGTTCACCAGCGACAGCTTCGAGCTGCTCGCGGGCGACACCCTGCTCTGTGTCACCGACGGTGTGACCGAGCGCCGCTCCGACCGCAGGCAGTTCGACGACGGCGACGGTCTCTCGACGGCCCTGTCGAGCTGTGCGGGGCTGAGCGCGCCACTGGTCGCCGACCGCATCAGGCGGCTGGTGCACGAGTTCGCGGAGGAGCCGCCCGACGACGACCTCGCGCTGCTGGTCCTCCAGGCCCAGGTCCAGACCAGGAGCAGGGACGCGGTCCTCGCGATGTGA
- the hrcA gene encoding heat-inducible transcriptional repressor HrcA, protein MLSERRLEVLRAIVQDYVGTEEPVGSKALTERHSLGVSPATVRNDMAALEEEGFIAQPHTSAGRIPTDKGYRLFVDRLAGVKPMTPPERRAIQNFLDGAVDLDDVVARTVRLLAQLTRQVAVVQYPSLTRSTVRHVELLSLSPARLMLVLITDTGRVEQRLVDCPAPFGDASVADLRARLNSRVAGRRFTDVPQLVQDLPESFENEDRSTVTIVLSTLLETLVEETEERLMIGGTSNLTRFGHDFPLVIRPVLEALEEQVVLLKLLGEAKDPGMTVRIGHENAHEGLTSTSVVSVGYGSGGEAVAKLGVVGPTRMDYPGTMGAVRAVARYVGQILAES, encoded by the coding sequence ATGCTCAGTGAACGCAGGCTCGAAGTGCTGCGCGCCATCGTCCAGGACTATGTCGGCACCGAGGAGCCGGTGGGATCCAAGGCCTTGACCGAGCGGCACAGCCTCGGCGTGTCCCCGGCCACCGTCCGCAACGACATGGCGGCGCTGGAGGAAGAGGGCTTCATCGCCCAGCCCCACACCAGCGCGGGACGCATCCCCACGGACAAGGGTTACCGGCTCTTCGTGGACAGGCTCGCGGGCGTCAAGCCGATGACTCCGCCCGAGCGGCGCGCGATCCAGAACTTCCTCGACGGGGCGGTCGACCTCGACGACGTGGTGGCCCGCACGGTACGGCTGCTCGCGCAGCTCACCCGGCAGGTCGCCGTCGTGCAGTATCCGTCGCTGACCCGTTCGACCGTGCGCCATGTGGAACTGCTCTCGCTCTCGCCCGCCCGGCTGATGCTGGTACTGATCACCGACACGGGCCGCGTCGAGCAGCGGCTCGTGGACTGTCCCGCACCCTTCGGCGACGCCTCGGTCGCCGATCTGCGGGCCCGGCTCAACAGCAGGGTGGCGGGGCGCCGTTTCACGGATGTGCCTCAACTGGTGCAGGATCTCCCGGAGTCCTTCGAGAACGAGGATCGCTCCACGGTCACCATCGTCCTGTCGACGTTGCTTGAGACACTGGTCGAGGAGACCGAGGAGCGGCTGATGATCGGGGGAACCTCGAACCTCACCCGCTTCGGTCATGATTTCCCGCTGGTGATCCGTCCCGTCCTCGAAGCACTGGAGGAACAGGTCGTCCTCCTCAAGCTGCTCGGTGAGGCGAAGGATCCCGGTATGACGGTCCGTATCGGCCATGAGAACGCGCACGAGGGGCTCACCTCCACGTCCGTCGTCTCGGTCGGTTACGGTTCGGGCGGTGAGGCAGTCGCCAAACTAGGCGTGGTCGGACCGACCCGCATGGACTACCCCGGAACGATGGGAGCGGTACGCGCAGTGGCACGTTACGTCGGACAGATCCTGGCGGAGTCGTAA
- the hemW gene encoding radical SAM family heme chaperone HemW, protein MPSALPDGEPVPDDGSLPVRALYDPPAAGPERPLGFYLHVPYCATRCGYCDFNTYTATELRGSGGVLASRDNYAATLTDEIRLARKVLGDDPRPARTVFVGGGTPTLLPAADLVQMLDAVRSEFGLADDAEITTEANPDSVDAAYLSELREGGFNRISFGMQSAEQHVLKILDRTHTPGRPEACVGEARAAGFDHINLDLIYGTPGESDDDWRATLDAAIGAGPDHVSAYALIVEEGTQLARRIRRGEVPMTDDDEHADRYLIAEETLSKAGFSWYEVSNWATTDAGRCLHNELYWRGADWWGAGPGAHSHVGGVRWWNAKHPGAYAAALAAGNSPGAGREILAEEDRRVERILLELRLSDGCPLSLLHPAGLAAADRALADGLLERGPYERGCAVLTLRGRLLADAVVRDLVD, encoded by the coding sequence ATGCCTTCCGCACTGCCCGACGGCGAGCCCGTGCCCGACGACGGCTCGCTGCCCGTCCGGGCCCTCTACGACCCGCCCGCCGCTGGGCCGGAACGCCCGCTCGGCTTCTACCTGCACGTGCCGTACTGCGCGACCCGCTGCGGCTACTGCGACTTCAACACCTACACCGCGACCGAGCTGCGCGGCTCGGGCGGGGTCCTGGCCTCCCGCGACAACTACGCGGCCACCCTCACCGACGAGATCCGGCTGGCCCGCAAGGTCCTCGGCGACGACCCGCGCCCCGCGCGCACGGTCTTCGTCGGCGGCGGCACCCCGACGCTGCTGCCCGCGGCGGATCTCGTACAGATGCTGGACGCGGTGCGTTCGGAGTTCGGGCTCGCGGACGACGCGGAGATCACCACGGAGGCCAACCCCGACTCGGTGGACGCCGCATATCTGAGCGAGCTGCGCGAGGGCGGCTTCAACCGGATCTCCTTCGGCATGCAGAGCGCCGAACAGCACGTCCTGAAGATCCTCGACCGCACCCATACGCCAGGGCGTCCCGAAGCCTGCGTGGGCGAGGCCCGCGCCGCCGGTTTCGACCACATCAACCTCGACCTGATCTACGGCACCCCGGGGGAGAGCGACGACGACTGGCGGGCCACCCTGGACGCGGCGATCGGCGCGGGGCCGGACCACGTGTCCGCGTACGCCCTGATCGTCGAGGAGGGCACCCAGCTCGCCCGCCGCATCCGCAGGGGCGAGGTGCCCATGACCGACGACGACGAACACGCCGACCGCTACCTGATCGCGGAGGAGACGCTGTCGAAGGCCGGGTTCTCCTGGTACGAGGTCTCCAACTGGGCCACCACGGACGCGGGCCGCTGTCTCCACAACGAGCTGTACTGGCGCGGCGCCGACTGGTGGGGCGCGGGCCCAGGGGCGCACAGCCACGTCGGCGGTGTGCGCTGGTGGAACGCAAAGCACCCCGGCGCGTACGCCGCGGCGCTCGCCGCGGGGAACTCGCCGGGCGCCGGGCGCGAGATCCTCGCGGAGGAGGACCGCAGAGTGGAACGGATCCTGCTGGAACTCCGCCTCAGCGACGGCTGCCCGCTCTCCCTCCTGCACCCCGCCGGGCTCGCCGCCGCGGACCGCGCACTCGCCGACGGGCTGCTGGAGCGGGGCCCGTACGAGCGGGGGTGCGCGGTGCTGACCCTGCGGGGCAGGCTGCTGGCGGACGCGGTGGTCAGGGATCTGGTGGACTGA
- a CDS encoding nitronate monooxygenase: MSSVLDGLLRHPIVQAPMAGGASGPPLAAAVGEAGGLGFLAAGYKTADGMYQEIKQLRAVSGRPFGVNLFMPQPESADPATVAVYAGQLAGESTWYETPLGDPDCGIDDGYDAKLAVLLEDPVPVVSFTFGCPTRDVFDSFARVGTVTVVTVTTPEEAQTAQWSGADVVCVQGVEAGGHQGTHRDAPERDGSGIGLLSLVSQVAETVPLPIIATGGLMRGAQIAAVLAAGAEAAQLGTAFLVCPESGAHDLHKQALTNPLFTRTEVTRAFSGRPARGLVNRFMREHGPYAPAAYPQVHHLTAGVRKAAAAAGDAQGMALWAGQGHRMAREMPAGRLVGVLAGETADARAALTQAGDAS; the protein is encoded by the coding sequence ATGTCCTCCGTGCTGGACGGTCTCCTCCGTCACCCGATCGTTCAGGCCCCCATGGCGGGCGGCGCCTCGGGTCCACCCCTCGCGGCCGCTGTCGGTGAGGCCGGAGGGCTCGGGTTCCTCGCCGCCGGATACAAGACCGCGGACGGGATGTACCAGGAGATCAAGCAGTTGAGGGCGGTCAGCGGCCGCCCTTTCGGCGTCAACCTCTTCATGCCGCAGCCCGAGAGCGCCGACCCGGCGACCGTCGCCGTCTACGCGGGACAGCTCGCCGGGGAGTCCACCTGGTACGAGACGCCGCTCGGTGACCCCGACTGCGGAATCGACGACGGCTACGACGCCAAACTCGCCGTACTCCTCGAAGATCCCGTCCCCGTCGTCTCCTTCACCTTCGGCTGCCCCACCCGTGACGTCTTCGACTCCTTCGCGCGGGTCGGCACGGTAACCGTCGTCACCGTCACCACCCCGGAAGAGGCGCAGACCGCGCAGTGGTCGGGGGCCGACGTGGTGTGCGTGCAGGGCGTCGAGGCCGGCGGCCACCAGGGCACCCACCGGGACGCCCCGGAGCGCGACGGCTCGGGCATCGGGCTGCTCTCGCTGGTCAGCCAGGTGGCGGAGACCGTTCCGCTGCCGATCATCGCGACGGGCGGGCTGATGCGCGGCGCGCAGATCGCGGCCGTCCTCGCGGCGGGTGCCGAGGCCGCGCAGCTCGGCACGGCCTTCCTGGTCTGCCCCGAGTCCGGCGCCCATGATCTGCACAAACAGGCGCTCACCAACCCGCTGTTCACCCGCACCGAGGTGACCAGGGCGTTCTCCGGGCGGCCCGCGCGGGGCCTCGTCAACCGTTTCATGCGCGAGCACGGCCCGTACGCTCCTGCCGCCTATCCCCAGGTGCACCATCTGACCGCCGGCGTACGCAAGGCGGCCGCCGCCGCGGGCGACGCCCAGGGCATGGCGTTGTGGGCGGGACAGGGCCACCGGATGGCCAGGGAGATGCCCGCGGGCCGGCTCGTCGGCGTACTCGCGGGGGAGACGGCCGACGCGCGCGCGGCCCTCACACAGGCGGGGGACGCGTCATGA
- the dnaJ gene encoding molecular chaperone DnaJ, which yields MATDYYAVLGVRRDASQDEIKKAFRRLARELHPDVNPDPKTQERFKEINAAYEVLSDPQKKQVYDLGGDPLSQSGGGGGAGGFGAGGFGNFSDIMDAFFGTASQRGPRSRTRRGQDAMIRLEIELDEAAFGTTKDIQVDTAVVCGTCSGEGAAPGTSAQTCDMCRGRGEVSQVTRSFLGQVMTSRPCPQCQGFGTVVPTPCPECAGDGRIRSRRTLTVKIPAGVDNGTRIQLAGEGEVGPGGGPAGDLYVEIHELAHSVFQRRGDDLHCTVTIPMTAAALGTQVPLETLDGMEEVDIRPGTQSGQSVPLHQRGITHLRGGGRGDLIVHVEVMTPGKLDPEQERLLREFATLRGEERPTGQFQPGQQGLFSRLKDAFNGR from the coding sequence GTGGCCACGGACTACTACGCCGTACTCGGCGTGCGCCGCGACGCTTCCCAGGACGAGATCAAGAAGGCTTTCCGGAGGCTCGCCCGCGAGCTGCACCCGGACGTCAATCCCGATCCGAAGACGCAGGAGCGCTTCAAGGAGATCAACGCCGCCTACGAAGTCCTCTCCGACCCGCAGAAGAAGCAGGTCTACGACCTCGGCGGCGATCCGTTGTCCCAGTCGGGCGGCGGTGGCGGGGCCGGCGGCTTCGGCGCGGGCGGCTTCGGCAACTTCTCGGACATCATGGACGCCTTCTTCGGGACGGCGTCGCAGCGGGGGCCCCGGTCGCGTACGCGCCGAGGCCAGGACGCCATGATCCGGCTGGAGATCGAGCTGGACGAGGCGGCCTTCGGCACCACCAAGGACATCCAGGTCGACACCGCGGTCGTCTGCGGGACCTGTAGCGGCGAGGGCGCCGCGCCGGGTACCTCGGCCCAGACCTGTGACATGTGTCGCGGTCGCGGTGAGGTCTCGCAGGTCACCCGGTCCTTCCTCGGCCAGGTCATGACCTCGCGCCCCTGCCCGCAGTGCCAGGGCTTCGGCACCGTCGTACCGACCCCCTGCCCGGAGTGCGCGGGCGACGGCCGGATCCGCTCGCGCCGCACCCTGACCGTGAAGATCCCCGCGGGTGTGGACAACGGGACCAGGATCCAACTCGCGGGCGAGGGCGAGGTCGGTCCCGGCGGTGGCCCGGCGGGCGACCTGTACGTGGAGATCCACGAACTGGCCCACTCCGTCTTCCAGCGGCGCGGCGACGACCTGCACTGCACGGTCACCATCCCGATGACCGCGGCGGCCCTCGGGACCCAGGTGCCGCTGGAGACGCTGGACGGCATGGAAGAGGTCGACATCAGGCCGGGCACGCAGTCCGGGCAGTCGGTCCCGCTCCACCAGCGCGGTATCACCCACCTCAGAGGCGGCGGCCGGGGCGACCTGATCGTCCACGTCGAGGTCATGACCCCGGGCAAGCTCGACCCCGAACAGGAGCGTCTGCTGCGGGAGTTCGCGACGCTGCGCGGTGAGGAGCGGCCCACCGGGCAGTTTCAGCCGGGGCAGCAGGGGCTCTTCTCCCGCCTGAAGGACGCGTTCAACGGCCGTTAG
- a CDS encoding MBL fold metallo-hydrolase — MDMTWDGVRDTAGPAATTGTPREPWPDWERLAPGVARIRLPAWDCTAGLVRGEEGALLIDAGATVREGSRLRGEVEALLGGERVTHLALTHPHFDHVLGAAAFAGVEVFGAVGLDTVLGGPAGRDTLYSDAVRHGVDEGEAAQAADMLVAPAHPVSGEWALDVGGSTRVLLANVGPGHTGHDLAVLVNVGPDAPAVVFCGDLVEESGEPQAGPDAVVSRWPAALDRLLELGGEDAQYVPGHGSVVNAAFVRDQRDRLAKRFGVS; from the coding sequence ATGGACATGACGTGGGACGGGGTACGGGACACCGCGGGGCCCGCCGCGACGACGGGGACACCGCGGGAGCCGTGGCCCGACTGGGAACGGCTCGCACCCGGCGTCGCCAGGATCAGGCTGCCCGCGTGGGACTGCACGGCAGGCCTGGTCAGGGGCGAGGAAGGGGCCCTGTTGATCGACGCGGGGGCGACCGTCCGCGAGGGCTCGCGGCTGCGGGGCGAGGTCGAGGCGCTGCTCGGCGGGGAGCGCGTGACACATCTCGCACTCACCCATCCGCACTTCGACCATGTGCTGGGGGCCGCCGCCTTCGCGGGCGTCGAGGTGTTCGGCGCCGTGGGGCTGGACACGGTCCTGGGCGGCCCGGCGGGCAGGGACACGCTCTACTCGGACGCCGTGCGGCACGGCGTGGACGAGGGCGAGGCGGCCCAGGCCGCGGACATGCTGGTGGCGCCCGCCCATCCGGTCTCCGGCGAGTGGGCGCTCGATGTGGGCGGCTCCACGCGGGTACTGCTGGCCAACGTCGGCCCCGGCCACACAGGCCACGACCTGGCGGTCCTGGTGAACGTCGGCCCCGACGCACCCGCCGTCGTCTTCTGCGGTGACCTGGTCGAGGAGTCCGGTGAGCCGCAGGCGGGGCCCGACGCGGTCGTCTCGCGGTGGCCTGCCGCGCTCGACCGGCTGCTCGAACTCGGCGGTGAGGACGCCCAGTACGTACCGGGACACGGTTCGGTGGTGAACGCGGCTTTTGTCCGTGACCAGCGTGACCGGCTCGCGAAACGCTTCGGCGTGTCGTGA